The Hevea brasiliensis isolate MT/VB/25A 57/8 chromosome 9, ASM3005281v1, whole genome shotgun sequence nucleotide sequence tattaataaaaataattttttatgtaaattattaattaatatatataattaaatgtatttggatattttttagataataataattagtcttagaacaaatttaaataattaagaataaattttagttgagtttataataaatttaaattttaaaaatattaattaaattaaataaagtgATTTTTACAGGATCAtacttattttcatttttgatatGTGAACTTGTACATACTTTAAAATATGACTATTATAGATATTATGATAATTATTATAATGAatcttatataaatatattataataacgATTACAGTGTATAAATTTTTATCAATCTTTACTATTATATGCTGCATGCAAAAATTTTACAATGtatttgaaatttataaatttagtgtTCTTTTatctatataaaaataaattatttatgaaataatttaggAAGTGAATtctatttttatataaatgagATAATGTAGGTACATGATGCATTGAATAATTTCTCTCCTCTACGAGAATGTTTtgcaaaaataaaataatctTAAGGGTATTTTCGtcaaaaaattcaaatataaaaCTACTGTGGCTCTCTGCACAATGCTTATGCCTCTCACAGTGTTCCTCTCTTCCACCACGGCCACCCTCACCACCATATCTATCCACACACAGAGATAAACCCTCATACGAAGAACAATTCTGTTATTGGAAAACCGCAGAAGCTTTTCTAGCAATATAGCTAGCTCGTGATTGCTTTGAGAGTTGCAGGGGTCAAGAAAGAAAAGCAACTTTGCACCCAATACATTGACAGAGCAAGCATATGGAAGAGTACCCTCCATTGATCAAAGCTCATGATGAATCCAAAGCAACAGTGCTTTCCCCAAACTAACATTTTCCTCAGCGAAAACTTCCAAAACCCAAAAGAAAAGAAAGTTTCTTTTGCTTTCTAGAAGTGTTAATTTGCTTTCCCCTTTCTTCTCTAAATCAGGAAGAGTACTGCTTGATCTGTTAGAGAACGAGAATAGAAATCAAGAAGATGGGTTGCTGTTATTCTAGAttagagagagaagaaatggttTCCAGATGCAAGGCAAGAAAGGGGTACATGAAGCAGTTGGTTAATGCTAGGCAAGCTGTCTCTGCGTCACACACAATGTACCTTCGTTCATTGCGTGCCACTGGTTCAGCGCTTCTTCAGTTCTCCAATACAGAAGCCAATCTCCACATCCATCACCACCGCCGCCACCATCTCCCAGCTGTCTTACCCTCACCACCTCCTTTACCACCCCCACCTTCACCACCTCCTCCCCCAATGAGCCCCAGCTCCTACACATGGACGTCCATAACCGCCTCTCCGGCTCTCCCCCCTCCTCCTCCACCACCGCCACCTCAGTCTTCAAGCTGGGACTTCTGGGATCCTTTCGTACCTCCGCCTCCTGTGACGTCACGGTCAGTAACTGAGGAGGAGTGGGAAGAGGTGACGACCACGATGGTGTCTGAAGTGGCCGTCACGGCGACAAGGACGGCGGCCAGCCTAACAGCCCCGCCATCGGTAATGAGTGGGTTCTCGAAGGAGACAGGTAGTGGGAGCGGGAGTGAGCTTGCCATGGTGGTTGCGAGGAATAGCAAGGATCTGGTGAAGATAGTGAAGGAAGTTGATGATTATTTTCTCAAGGCTGCTGATGCTGGTAGACAGCTTTCTTTGCTTTTAGAAgttccaaaccctaacttttccagTCAAAACAAAGGAGGTAAATGGTTTTCTTGGATTCCCGTTCTGTACATTTGTTTTATTAGCTAGCCTCTACTTTTACTGATTCACTTGTGTTTGGTTGCTGAGAAAATCAAGGAAAACGTTTGTCTTAATCtttgctttctttttcttttgatattTCCTTTGTTTATTTTCCATTGCAGGAAAAGTTTATGACCATGGCTGCAATTTGACAAGTCCTTCATTATGGACATGGGGTTCAAGTCCAAAAATGAATGGGTTTGGGAAGATGGGAGAGGAAATTGTTGGAAGTACTGTAGGAATTAGCCACTGTTCTACTGTAGAGAGGTTGTATGCCTGGGAGAAGAAATTATTCCAGGAGGTCAAGGTTAGATCTACATTTCTTTCTAGTGGATTGGCCTTAATTAACCATAATTAGACTGTACTAATTGAGATTTGATAGGTCAAAAAAAGTCAAAAAAGTGCGCTTGGCCTGTCTCTATCTATCTTCAGGATGGTgaatcttttcttttctcatttatatttatatatttgtttTGTGGGTGACATTAATTAATTAGAATGCTGAGAGTATAAAGATTGACCATGAGAAGAAGGTGGCGTTACTGAGAAAGCTAGAGATGAAGAGGGCTGACTATTTAAAGACTGAGATGACAAAGAAAAAAGTGGAAAAATTGGAGTCACAAATGATGGTTGCTACCCAGGCCATTGAGACTACCTCCGCTGAAATCGTAAAATTAAGGGAGTCAGAGCTCTACCCTCAACTTCTTGAGCTTGTAAAAGGGTTAGTGTTCTTAATTTCTTGTGCTTCCTTCCCATAAGTGATCCTAATGTGTATTTGCATATTGGGGGAAAAAAAATAATCAGTGGACAAATTGATATGGCCACACTAATTAGCCAATACTATATTGTTATGTACAGTCGTGGCTTTGGAACCAGAATTGGGTCAAAACTGGCTAAATTTGGATTGATTTAAATCAACCATGAATCAGAATGAAATTGATCGGTTTGGTTTGGTTCCAGAATAAAACTgattttttcatttaaaaaatttcAATCTTGGATTTTTTTGAAAACCAAATTGAAccgaaatcaaaattgaaatctGAACTGGAATCAGAACCAGGGTAGACCCTTCCGGTCCTGGTTGGTCAAAAGGACAGTAGTATTTATGCAATTTGCCAATTGGTATTTAGCAATTATGGTAGTGAGCGGTGAAAAAGGAAAATATATCGATTGAGAGAGTCAACTTTGGACTTTTTTTAGGGACACGAAGATTTGCTCGAATGTATTACCTACTACTGTACAGAAGTTGCTTTTGACAGCTTTTAGTTTTCtactttcttgtttttcactgtcattgtttgcttttgtttcaaGATTACAGCGACCCAACTGTTCTATGTACGGTCATTTGGGGCTATACTTTAGCTTAGTCCAGTGAATCTTTATTTGCCTTCATGCTTCAACTTTTGTTGACCCATTGTCTTCCTCAAGGAGGCAATCACTGTGTACTATATTTCTGAGTGGGATCACCAGATCAAATGGTTCTGTTAGCTTGGCTGTAATGTGCATGAATTTTGAGTTATATCAGGACTTGAGGATTATGCGCATTTGTTGCTTCTTATTAATTTGCTGCTTTGTCTTCCAATGCCTTGCAGATTGATGTGCATGTGGAGAAGCATGTACGAGGCTCATCAGGTCCAAATGCACATAGCTCAGCAGCTCAAATACCTCAACACCATCCCATCTACTGAAGCCACGTCTGAGATTCACAAGCAATCCACTCTCCAGCTCGAACTTGAAGTGCAGCAATGGCACCAGTCCTTCTGCAACCTAGTGAAGGCACAGCGGGATTACATCCAGTCCCTCACGGGCTGGCTCCGGCTTAGTCTTTTCCAGTTCAGCACAAACCCACTTTCCAGAACCAACCAGGAATCTCTTATTTACTCTCTCTGCGAAGAATGGCATCATGCAGTTGATCGGATTCCAGACAAGGTGGCATCTGAAGGAATTAAAAGCTTTTTAACAGTTATTCATGCCATAGTTGTTCAACAAGCAGAAGAGCATAAGCAAAAGAAGAGGTCAGATACAGCATTCAAGGAGTTTGAGAAGAAGGTAGCTGAGCTTAGAGCACTGGAAAGCAAGTATGGCCCGTACTCAATGCCTGAAACAACTGGCAACACAAGAAGGAAGGTTCCAGTTGTAGAGAAGCGAGCTAAGGTTGAGATTTTAAGAGCAAAAGCAGAGGAGGAGAAAACTAAGCATGAAAAATCAGTGAGTATAACGAGAGCAATGACAGTGAACAATCTGCAAATGGGATTCCCACATGTCTTTCAAGCGATGGTGGGATTTTCAAGTGTATGTATGCATGCATTTGAGTCTGTATAGAACCAAGCAAAAAATACCGAAAAGGGAAATGACGTAAAGAGAATATTACCTTGAGAAGAGATCTAGATTTAGGCTGAAAGAGGAGTATTCATAATTGGTTTTCTGTATATAGATATGCATCCCATTCTGTATCTGGATTGAATGAATCATGGAGAAGTGTTGCTGGAACCTCCTAGGTTCAATTTGTTGGAAACTCATGTTGGCATCGGTAACTGTAGTTGACCAGATGGAGCACATAGAAGAACTGGTAGTGCTTTGGTAGGGTGTGCTAGTGGAGACCTGGGTGTGCCATGGAGCTAGAAGTTTTGCTTTGGGGTTTTTATCGTACCAGTGTTCTATCATAGGAAAGTTAGTGAATGGTTTTGAATTTTGTTTTGCTTTGAGAGTACGAGTTcactgtttttattttattttattttattttgagttttgaaagggTGAGTTGCTTCTTGAATGCGGATTACTTTGGCTACTTTCGTCTCTATTCTCTACTGTATGAGGGGGGAGAAGGAAATTTTCGATGCTTGAACTGTTGCCTCTGATATTTACAAATTTCAGTTGTGAGAATTTAGGCCTACGTTACGATTTGAATTTTAGAAAAATCGTATCACATTCAGAAGAATAATtataatatgaaaataatttGTTATTTTAGAGATGAAACAACTAGTTGATAGGCGGAATTCTTGCTTTTTAGTAATTCGCCTTGGCAGGTACCAAACGTGTTTTATGGAAGAACGGATCCGAAGAGAAAAGGAATCACAATTTTGCGTGGTAATATGGAACTAAATTTTAATTACTAACATGCCTGCTTCTCGTTTGCATTTGCTCCCTATAAAATTGAAGGCCTGCAAAAGGCTCAGTTGGCTTTAATTACAAAACTGAACCGAAGAATAAGGCTTTAATGCTTTAGACTTGATAACTATGCAAAAGTTTATTTTTCTTGAAagatattaaaattttagtacATGTCATAGATGTTGTGACCCTAAGTTATAATGCTTTAAACTTGATAACCATATTTTTAGTACACATTTCATGGACTTGCTTTAATGTTTGATGAATTAATTTGCTCTTAATGCATCTTTACTTAAATCTTCAATTATTTGTATGTTTAAACACAATGAGTTTTTAGCATAAAAATATGTTTTGGCAGGTAATTAAGCaatgttttaaattttgataatggtGACAGTTTCATCTTATCACTTGGCAGGAATTTCTGCAGCAGATTCTTTGTGGTGTAGCATATTGTCGTTCTGATAAACTTCTCCAACGGGATTTGACACCAAGTAATGTGCTAATTGATTGAGGGAAGAAGATAGTGAAGCTTGCGGACTTTGGATTGGTCAGGACAGTTGCAGTTCCCGCAAAAGACTCTCTATTGTTGAAGTATGACTTCGCTTTTTA carries:
- the LOC110663898 gene encoding protein ALTERED PHOSPHATE STARVATION RESPONSE 1-like; the protein is MGCCYSRLEREEMVSRCKARKGYMKQLVNARQAVSASHTMYLRSLRATGSALLQFSNTEANLHIHHHRRHHLPAVLPSPPPLPPPPSPPPPPMSPSSYTWTSITASPALPPPPPPPPPQSSSWDFWDPFVPPPPVTSRSVTEEEWEEVTTTMVSEVAVTATRTAASLTAPPSVMSGFSKETGSGSGSELAMVVARNSKDLVKIVKEVDDYFLKAADAGRQLSLLLEVPNPNFSSQNKGGKVYDHGCNLTSPSLWTWGSSPKMNGFGKMGEEIVGSTVGISHCSTVERLYAWEKKLFQEVKNAESIKIDHEKKVALLRKLEMKRADYLKTEMTKKKVEKLESQMMVATQAIETTSAEIVKLRESELYPQLLELVKGLMCMWRSMYEAHQVQMHIAQQLKYLNTIPSTEATSEIHKQSTLQLELEVQQWHQSFCNLVKAQRDYIQSLTGWLRLSLFQFSTNPLSRTNQESLIYSLCEEWHHAVDRIPDKVASEGIKSFLTVIHAIVVQQAEEHKQKKRSDTAFKEFEKKVAELRALESKYGPYSMPETTGNTRRKVPVVEKRAKVEILRAKAEEEKTKHEKSVSITRAMTVNNLQMGFPHVFQAMVGFSSVCMHAFESV